Proteins co-encoded in one Metabacillus sp. KUDC1714 genomic window:
- the recJ gene encoding single-stranded-DNA-specific exonuclease RecJ, with the protein MLKAKTRWMVQPSEDTLMKTFIDNLSITPLVASLLVNRGINTIEKAREFLQTKQQTFHDPFLLKDMDKAVHRIKTAIENREHILVYGDYDADGVSSTTVLLTTLSKLGAQADFYIPNRFTEGYGPNETAFRQVHEKGFSLIITVDTGIAAVHEAEVAKELGIDLIITDHHEPGPVLPDALAIIHPKQPGCPYPFKELAGVGVAFKLSHALLGELPADLLEVAAIGTIADLVTLHGENRLIAKIGIEQLKSTSRTGLKALLKVAKVTNSDINEDTIGFALAPRINAVGRLQSADPAVDLLLTEDAEEAIEIAQEIDLLNKERQKLVSTMTEEAIEQVESSFPITDNPVLVIAKEGWNPGVVGIVASRLVERYYRPTIVLSVDKEKGVAKGSARSIIGFDLFENLSTCRDILPHFGGHPMAAGMTLELEDVDLLRQRLVEKAKTILTDEDFTPITKVDVSCKLEDISVNSIEEMQLLAPFGMHNPKPIIQVEDVTLANIRKIGAEQNHLKLVFEQEEHQLDSVGFGFGYIHDDLSPTVTLSAIGELSINEWNNFRKPQLMLQDVKVDQWQLFDYRGTRNVDKLLKNVNLVKNSTIITFQSAIYEDLKQKGFDTNTIFVNTVSVAQNLNSKNKNLVLMDIPSSLDLLDSLFVQGKPDRIYTVFLQEADHFFATIPTRDHFKWYYSFLLKKGSFKLKEQGEQLAKHKGWSKETIEFMSQVFFELEFVTIENGVISTNSTSRKRDLAESKTYAQKQMQIELEKTLLYTSYMQLKQWFEERFQSTADTFVNV; encoded by the coding sequence ATGTTAAAGGCAAAAACAAGATGGATGGTTCAGCCATCTGAAGATACATTAATGAAAACATTTATAGATAACTTATCGATTACACCACTAGTTGCATCATTACTTGTTAATCGTGGGATAAATACAATTGAAAAAGCACGTGAATTTTTACAAACAAAGCAACAGACTTTTCATGATCCTTTCCTTTTAAAAGATATGGACAAAGCTGTCCACCGAATAAAAACAGCAATCGAAAACAGAGAACATATATTAGTATACGGTGATTATGATGCGGATGGCGTAAGTAGTACAACTGTTTTGTTAACTACTTTAAGCAAGTTGGGAGCACAAGCTGACTTTTATATCCCGAATCGTTTTACAGAAGGATATGGCCCTAATGAAACGGCTTTTAGACAGGTACATGAGAAGGGATTTTCACTGATTATCACTGTTGACACGGGAATTGCAGCTGTTCATGAGGCTGAAGTTGCAAAAGAGCTTGGTATTGACCTCATCATCACTGACCACCATGAACCAGGGCCGGTTTTGCCTGATGCGTTAGCGATTATCCATCCAAAGCAACCTGGATGTCCTTATCCATTTAAGGAATTGGCAGGAGTTGGAGTTGCATTTAAATTAAGCCACGCACTTTTGGGTGAACTCCCAGCAGATTTATTAGAGGTCGCAGCAATTGGCACCATCGCTGATCTAGTGACTCTACATGGGGAAAATAGATTAATTGCAAAAATCGGAATTGAACAATTAAAATCAACAAGTCGTACGGGGCTAAAAGCATTGTTAAAGGTAGCCAAGGTTACAAACTCTGACATTAACGAAGATACAATTGGTTTTGCGTTAGCACCTAGAATTAATGCAGTTGGCCGGTTACAATCTGCAGATCCAGCTGTAGACTTACTTTTAACAGAAGATGCAGAAGAAGCAATTGAAATTGCGCAGGAAATAGATTTATTAAATAAAGAGCGACAAAAGCTAGTAAGCACTATGACAGAGGAAGCGATTGAACAAGTAGAATCAAGTTTTCCGATCACTGATAATCCTGTGCTTGTCATAGCGAAGGAAGGCTGGAATCCTGGGGTTGTAGGAATTGTTGCATCACGACTTGTTGAACGTTATTATCGACCAACGATTGTTCTAAGCGTTGATAAAGAAAAAGGCGTCGCGAAAGGTTCTGCAAGAAGTATTATTGGGTTCGATTTATTCGAAAATCTTTCAACCTGTCGAGATATTTTACCGCATTTTGGTGGTCATCCAATGGCCGCAGGTATGACACTAGAACTTGAAGATGTCGATTTATTAAGGCAAAGATTAGTTGAAAAAGCAAAAACTATTTTAACAGATGAAGACTTTACACCAATTACAAAGGTTGATGTCTCCTGTAAATTAGAAGATATCTCAGTAAATTCAATTGAAGAGATGCAGCTTCTTGCACCGTTTGGTATGCACAATCCAAAGCCAATTATTCAGGTTGAGGATGTCACGTTAGCAAACATACGAAAAATTGGTGCAGAACAAAATCATCTAAAGCTTGTTTTTGAACAAGAAGAACATCAACTTGATAGTGTTGGATTTGGATTTGGTTATATTCATGATGATCTTTCACCTACTGTTACATTATCTGCAATTGGGGAATTATCTATTAATGAGTGGAATAATTTTCGAAAACCGCAATTAATGCTACAGGATGTAAAAGTAGATCAATGGCAACTGTTTGACTATCGTGGCACACGTAATGTTGACAAGCTTTTAAAAAATGTTAATTTAGTAAAAAATAGTACTATTATTACATTTCAGTCAGCTATATATGAGGATTTGAAACAAAAAGGTTTTGATACGAATACAATCTTTGTTAATACTGTATCTGTCGCTCAAAACCTAAATAGCAAAAATAAAAACCTTGTATTAATGGATATACCGTCATCACTAGACTTGCTGGATTCCCTTTTTGTTCAAGGAAAGCCAGATCGAATCTATACTGTTTTTTTACAAGAAGCCGATCACTTCTTTGCAACAATACCAACTAGAGATCACTTTAAATGGTATTACAGCTTTTTATTAAAGAAAGGTTCCTTTAAATTAAAGGAACAAGGTGAACAACTTGCCAAACACAAAGGTTGGTCAAAAGAAACAATAGAGTTCATGTCACAGGTGTTTTTTGAGCTAGAATTTGTTACAATAGAAAATGGTGTTATTTCGACAAATTCTACGTCTCGAAAAAGAGATTTAGCTGAATCGAAAACATATGCACAAAAGCAAATGCAAATTGAATTAGAAAAAACGTTATTATATACATCTTACATGCAGTTAAAACAGTGGTTTGAAGAGAGATTTCAATCAACAGCTGATACGTTTGTAAATGTATGA
- a CDS encoding LapA family protein translates to MKRQLSIILAIIFAIIIAVFAVINVDSVEVDYLFGTAEWPLVLIILGSVLMGGFMIAATGVVRILTLQRRLKVAEKENAKLKNELDANKQQQEQFPETQVEHSDQ, encoded by the coding sequence ATGAAACGTCAATTGAGCATTATTTTAGCAATCATTTTTGCGATTATTATTGCTGTTTTTGCGGTAATAAACGTTGATTCTGTCGAGGTAGACTATTTGTTTGGAACCGCTGAATGGCCACTGGTACTTATCATCCTAGGTTCTGTTCTGATGGGTGGGTTTATGATCGCTGCTACAGGAGTTGTACGTATATTAACGCTTCAACGGAGACTAAAAGTAGCTGAAAAAGAAAATGCAAAGTTAAAAAATGAACTCGATGCTAACAAGCAACAACAAGAACAATTTCCTGAAACACAAGTAGAGCATAGCGATCAATAA